In Longimicrobium sp., the following are encoded in one genomic region:
- a CDS encoding diacylglycerol kinase family protein: protein MPRSLLIYNPAAGQRWRHPSPASVLRELERRGWTAELLITEGQDHATHLVREHLSPEVEAVWVCGGDGTLGQAATALVGSDVPLGILPSGTVNVVAAECGIPNGAGPALDALTRHPGRRAFRTWRVGERAALLGLGVGFEARVMERVSLGMKRTLGFPAIGARGVLEWARYDFPALRVTGEDGDGRPFDLPATQALATITRRFAGTHTVAPAADPEDGCIDLVLFSGRSRARMAAFWLGIQLPGTAHLRIPGVRTLRVRRLRVAAEDGSAVIAHLNGDAVEHTPFAAEPWAPVQILVPPR, encoded by the coding sequence ATGCCGCGCTCGCTCCTGATCTACAACCCCGCCGCCGGCCAGCGCTGGCGGCATCCCTCACCCGCGTCCGTGCTCCGCGAGCTGGAGCGCCGCGGATGGACGGCGGAGCTCCTCATCACCGAAGGACAGGACCACGCCACGCACCTCGTCCGCGAGCACCTGTCGCCCGAGGTGGAGGCGGTGTGGGTCTGCGGCGGCGACGGGACGCTGGGGCAGGCCGCCACGGCGCTGGTGGGGAGCGACGTCCCGCTCGGCATCCTCCCCAGCGGCACGGTGAACGTCGTCGCGGCGGAGTGCGGCATCCCGAACGGCGCCGGCCCCGCCCTCGACGCGCTCACCCGCCATCCGGGGCGGCGCGCGTTTCGTACGTGGCGAGTCGGGGAGCGGGCCGCGCTGCTCGGGCTGGGAGTGGGCTTCGAGGCGCGGGTGATGGAGCGCGTCTCGCTCGGCATGAAGCGCACGCTCGGCTTCCCCGCGATCGGCGCGCGGGGGGTGCTGGAGTGGGCGCGCTACGACTTCCCCGCGCTGCGCGTGACCGGCGAAGACGGCGATGGGCGCCCCTTCGATCTCCCCGCCACGCAGGCGCTTGCCACGATCACGCGCCGCTTCGCCGGCACCCACACCGTCGCCCCCGCCGCCGATCCCGAGGACGGGTGCATCGACCTGGTGCTGTTCAGCGGCCGTTCGCGCGCGAGGATGGCGGCGTTCTGGCTCGGCATCCAGCTTCCGGGCACCGCCCACCTGCGCATCCCCGGCGTCCGCACCCTGCGCGTCCGCCGCCTCCGCGTCGCCGCCGAAGACGGCTCCGCGGTCATCGCGCATCTCAATGGGGACGCGGTCGAGCACACCCCGTTTGCGGCCGAGCCCTGGGCCCCGGTTCAGATCCTGGTTCCGCCGCGGTAG
- a CDS encoding Ada metal-binding domain-containing protein has protein sequence MTLTHDEMMARFYGRDRTANGRFLTGVLTTGIYCLPSCTARKPRPENVRFFGSEDEARTAGLRPCRRCRPDHFYQEYDPDLHLLATLVAEIRRRPAAFADAAALVTASGIGATKLNALFRRHHHTTPAAFLARERVRAACRALSEGEGATGAAYAAGFESLSAFHENFRRHTALTPGEYRRLGGSDTFTLTLPDDFQAGSALRVIGRGAESAVERVEGGTAYKAVRLASHPAVLSMEVAEGRVRCRVEAAHEPHVDAMRQAHAISLRLLGLTMDPAPFERRLAENPVFLPLIEGRRGLRIPQTADAFEGIVWAIAGQQVNLPFAYALRRDLARLCGDEAGRGLRAHPTAEAVAALGYDDLTALRFSRRKAEYLVDTARLAVSGELPLDGFADAPATEVERRLGAVRGFGPWSVHYFMMRACGFADCVPVGDTGLSTGLMNFFGLDHRPGADEVRALMEPFAPFRSLATFHLWMSLGDPA, from the coding sequence ATGACGCTGACCCACGACGAGATGATGGCGCGCTTCTACGGGCGCGACCGCACGGCCAACGGGCGCTTCCTCACCGGCGTGCTGACGACGGGGATCTACTGCCTCCCCTCGTGCACGGCGCGCAAGCCGCGGCCGGAGAACGTGCGATTCTTCGGCAGCGAGGACGAGGCGCGCACGGCCGGCCTGCGCCCCTGCCGCCGCTGCCGGCCGGACCACTTCTACCAGGAATACGATCCGGACCTCCACCTCCTCGCCACGCTGGTGGCCGAGATCCGGCGCAGGCCCGCCGCATTCGCCGATGCCGCCGCGCTCGTCACCGCCTCCGGCATCGGGGCAACGAAGCTGAACGCGCTCTTCCGGCGCCATCACCACACCACGCCCGCCGCCTTCCTGGCCCGCGAGCGCGTCCGCGCCGCCTGCCGCGCGCTCTCGGAAGGCGAAGGAGCGACCGGGGCGGCGTACGCGGCCGGATTCGAGAGCCTCTCCGCCTTCCACGAGAACTTCCGCCGCCATACCGCCCTCACCCCTGGCGAGTACCGCCGCCTGGGAGGCTCGGACACGTTCACGCTCACCCTGCCCGATGACTTCCAGGCCGGCTCCGCGCTGCGCGTGATCGGGCGCGGCGCGGAGAGCGCGGTGGAGCGGGTGGAAGGCGGCACCGCGTACAAGGCCGTGCGCCTCGCCAGCCACCCGGCGGTGCTGTCGATGGAGGTCGCGGAGGGCCGCGTCCGCTGCCGCGTGGAGGCCGCGCACGAGCCCCATGTCGACGCGATGCGCCAGGCCCACGCCATCTCGCTGCGCCTCCTGGGCCTCACGATGGACCCCGCGCCATTCGAGCGGCGGCTGGCGGAGAACCCGGTGTTCCTGCCGCTGATCGAGGGGCGCCGCGGCCTGCGCATCCCGCAGACGGCCGATGCGTTCGAGGGGATCGTGTGGGCGATCGCGGGGCAGCAGGTCAACCTCCCCTTCGCCTACGCGCTGCGCCGCGACCTGGCCCGGCTGTGCGGCGACGAAGCAGGCCGGGGCCTCCGCGCGCACCCCACGGCCGAGGCGGTGGCGGCGCTCGGCTACGACGACCTCACCGCGCTCCGCTTCTCGCGCCGCAAGGCCGAGTACCTGGTGGACACCGCGCGCCTGGCGGTCTCGGGCGAACTGCCGCTGGACGGCTTCGCGGACGCGCCCGCCACCGAGGTTGAGCGGCGGCTGGGGGCGGTGCGCGGCTTCGGGCCGTGGAGCGTGCACTACTTCATGATGCGTGCGTGCGGCTTCGCGGACTGCGTTCCGGTCGGCGACACGGGCCTCTCCACGGGGCTGATGAACTTCTTCGGGCTGGACCACCGGCCCGGCGCGGACGAGGTGAGGGCGCTGATGGAGCCCTTTGCGCCGTTCCGCAGCCTGGCAACCTTTCACTTATGGATGAGCCTGGGAGACCCCGCATGA
- a CDS encoding methylated-DNA--[protein]-cysteine S-methyltransferase yields the protein MSLFATRIDTPIGALVALVDEDGALARLLFPHQPVPDGVAWDDARGAPAAAQLAEYFRGERRSFDLPLAPRGTDFQRAVWDELRRIPYGATVSYRALAERVGRPRASRAVGRANATNPLPIVVPCHRVIGADGTPTGYAGGISAKTTLLALERSGRGDGESHARGEKALCFGGPRLVRPE from the coding sequence ATGAGCCTCTTCGCGACGCGCATCGACACCCCCATCGGCGCCCTGGTGGCGCTGGTGGACGAAGACGGCGCCCTGGCGCGCCTCCTCTTCCCCCACCAGCCGGTGCCCGATGGCGTGGCGTGGGACGACGCCCGCGGCGCCCCCGCGGCCGCGCAGCTCGCCGAGTACTTCCGCGGCGAGCGGCGCAGCTTCGACCTGCCGCTCGCCCCGCGCGGCACCGACTTCCAGCGCGCCGTATGGGACGAGCTGCGCCGCATCCCGTACGGCGCCACCGTCAGCTACCGCGCCCTGGCCGAGCGCGTCGGCCGTCCCAGGGCATCGCGCGCCGTGGGCCGCGCAAACGCCACCAACCCGCTCCCCATCGTCGTCCCCTGCCACCGCGTCATCGGCGCGGACGGCACGCCGACAGGGTACGCGGGCGGGATCAGCGCGAAGACGACGCTCCTGGCGCTGGAGAGGAGCGGGAGAGGTGACGGCGAATCTCACGCCCGGGGTGAAAAGGCACTGTGTTTCGGTGGCCCGCGGCTAGTCCGCCCTGAATGA
- a CDS encoding DsbA family protein: MTTGLVVRREFFGPSTISATPVHVPMWQSFARDGNRMGPADAPVTIVVFSDFQCPYCAVLMERLRKVRSAHPGEVAVVYRHFPVRGHVHAADAAKASECAAEQGRFEPFHDALFAARDSIGIVPWERFAASAGVPDLSAFQKCANAAGPVAALERDTVAARKLRVSATPTLLINSLRLVGTPPMDSLEAYVRIASAQARS, translated from the coding sequence GTGACCACCGGATTGGTGGTGCGCCGTGAGTTCTTCGGTCCGAGCACGATATCCGCCACACCCGTTCACGTCCCGATGTGGCAAAGCTTCGCCCGCGATGGGAACCGGATGGGTCCCGCCGACGCGCCGGTGACGATTGTCGTCTTCTCGGACTTCCAGTGCCCCTACTGCGCGGTGCTGATGGAGCGGCTCCGGAAGGTGCGAAGCGCTCACCCCGGCGAGGTGGCGGTCGTCTACCGTCACTTCCCGGTGCGGGGTCACGTGCACGCCGCGGACGCCGCGAAGGCGAGCGAATGCGCGGCGGAACAGGGGCGCTTCGAGCCCTTCCACGACGCGCTGTTCGCTGCCCGCGATTCCATCGGCATCGTTCCCTGGGAGCGTTTCGCGGCGTCAGCCGGGGTGCCCGACCTTTCCGCGTTCCAGAAGTGCGCTAACGCGGCCGGCCCCGTCGCGGCGCTGGAGCGGGACACGGTAGCCGCCCGAAAACTGCGCGTGAGCGCCACCCCCACACTCCTCATCAACAGCCTGCGACTGGTAGGCACGCCGCCGATGGATTCGCTGGAGGCGTACGTGCGCATCGCGAGCGCACAGGCGCGTTCGTGA
- a CDS encoding carboxypeptidase regulatory-like domain-containing protein, translated as MKAASPRFRAGRLASVLLVLLALAVPAAAQQPTATDTVTGRVIARDSTPIAQATVRLTVPGAREQVVQTNSAGQYRFIVPGGGGSYVVSASAFGYLPFSAAVERAEGDTRISRDLRLSPRAVVLDTLSTTVIRPGGDKPTAGEQAARWSSEISEHFPVDPGSLADIAALEPGVMRTGADGTSLSIAGQRPEQNGTTLDGATFGGGNLPSEGVRSVGVFTNSYDVSRGQFSGGQIAATTISGTNLWGGSLSGFVDDPAFRYGGSPGNVAGRSGRQLRLSGGGGGAPVRDRLFVYGALDLSHGSASATGLELLDSAALRRLGVAGDSVRRLIEISRRVGVVPDADPPAASGSRDFASALARLDFSISRHQSLAARVDLRGFDGTGLGSSPLRLLGDAGSLRSRNGGILLQHLAGWGQWANELRVYRSAGHSGTDEEAVAPSGSVQVSSALEDGTTGASVLGFGGVPFAMREERSLLEAADELKVSMGGHLVKAGLLVQEERARAGGLSNRGGLFTFNSLADLESGNPASFTRNIGDEPAEALRRSAALYLGDSWRVGERLGVVIGARLEGARYGRRSGLAPGVDSLSGGTGGQVPTDLLLTPRFGFRYDARGRGNWTLEGGAGGFGGVAPLTSLASRWSDTGAGEASLVCIGPAAPTPDWRRYAPDPAAIPSACADGTSIFSSAAPRATLFDPKFGAPRTWRVSLGANGKITRRWGFGLDALLVRGTHLPSAAELNFVASPAFELGQEGGRPVYATPYEIDPATGGIAPGASRTAPHLGSVLELGSRGESRTTQVTATLNGLLNRGLLSLAYTLTDSREREGGFPASSTAGAGTAGNPTSYEWVDAPFAHRHLFQGILSSRPTPRLRVSFVGRLVSGLPFTPMVAGDVNGDGYGNDRAFVFPPTSDVDPRFAAALAELADEAPPGVRRCLREQAGRIAESGSCHTPWSPSLDLRAEFLARGNVNTRRATLTLTATNITAGLDYLLHGPDELRGWGQYPIPDATLLNVRGFHPERQAFEYEVNRNFGRPLGGGALRLPFRVALQARITLGADPRYQPLMQAVELGSGRARESIRADLARRVRNVPAILLNLSAGDTAALALTPMQRARLRALADSFAPAIALAVDSLTDVYTEKGAFTALRRARLQEATARAGALATAVIERTRALLTPEQWARVPAWLARPASAEELESPPKIEMTVPMGGP; from the coding sequence GTGAAAGCCGCCTCGCCGCGATTCCGAGCGGGGCGGCTCGCCTCCGTTCTCCTCGTGCTGCTCGCCCTTGCCGTGCCGGCTGCGGCGCAGCAACCGACCGCCACCGACACGGTCACGGGGCGCGTGATCGCTCGCGACAGCACGCCCATCGCGCAGGCGACCGTGCGGCTGACCGTGCCGGGCGCGCGCGAACAGGTCGTGCAGACAAACTCCGCGGGGCAGTACAGGTTCATCGTTCCCGGGGGGGGCGGGTCGTACGTGGTGAGCGCGAGCGCTTTCGGTTACCTGCCGTTCAGCGCGGCGGTGGAGCGTGCCGAAGGCGACACGCGCATCAGTCGCGATCTCCGGCTCAGCCCGCGCGCGGTCGTACTCGACACGCTGAGCACCACCGTCATCAGGCCCGGCGGAGACAAGCCGACCGCCGGCGAACAGGCAGCACGCTGGAGCTCTGAGATCAGCGAGCACTTCCCCGTGGACCCGGGGAGTCTCGCCGACATCGCGGCGCTGGAGCCGGGGGTGATGCGCACCGGCGCGGACGGCACCAGCCTCTCCATCGCCGGCCAGCGGCCGGAGCAGAACGGCACCACGCTCGACGGCGCCACCTTCGGCGGAGGCAACCTCCCGTCGGAGGGCGTCCGCAGCGTCGGGGTGTTCACCAACAGCTACGACGTGTCGCGGGGGCAGTTCTCCGGGGGGCAGATCGCGGCCACCACCATCAGCGGAACGAACCTGTGGGGCGGCTCGCTGAGCGGGTTCGTGGACGACCCCGCGTTTCGCTACGGTGGTTCCCCAGGAAACGTCGCGGGGCGTAGCGGGCGCCAGCTTCGCCTGAGTGGCGGGGGCGGCGGCGCCCCGGTGCGCGACCGCCTCTTCGTGTACGGCGCGCTCGATCTGTCGCACGGCAGCGCGTCCGCTACGGGGCTGGAGCTGCTGGACTCCGCGGCATTGCGCCGGCTGGGCGTGGCGGGCGACTCCGTGCGGCGTCTGATCGAGATCTCCCGGCGCGTGGGCGTGGTGCCCGACGCCGACCCACCCGCGGCTTCCGGCTCGCGCGACTTCGCATCGGCGCTTGCGAGGCTGGACTTCAGCATCTCCAGGCACCAGTCGCTGGCTGCGCGAGTCGACCTGCGCGGCTTCGATGGCACCGGGCTCGGCTCGTCTCCCCTGCGCCTGCTGGGCGACGCGGGCAGCCTGCGGTCGCGGAACGGGGGGATCCTCCTCCAGCACCTCGCGGGGTGGGGCCAGTGGGCGAACGAGCTGCGTGTGTATCGGTCGGCGGGGCACTCGGGTACTGATGAGGAAGCGGTCGCGCCCTCCGGCTCCGTTCAGGTGAGCTCTGCGCTGGAAGACGGGACCACCGGGGCTTCCGTGCTGGGTTTCGGTGGAGTGCCGTTCGCCATGCGCGAGGAGCGGTCCCTCCTCGAAGCCGCGGACGAGTTGAAGGTATCCATGGGCGGGCACCTGGTGAAAGCGGGGCTGCTCGTGCAGGAGGAGCGCGCCCGGGCGGGCGGCCTCTCCAACCGCGGAGGCCTCTTCACCTTCAACAGCCTGGCCGACCTGGAGAGCGGGAACCCTGCGTCCTTCACCCGCAACATCGGCGATGAGCCGGCGGAGGCGCTCCGCCGCTCCGCCGCACTCTACCTGGGCGACAGCTGGAGAGTCGGCGAGCGGCTGGGCGTCGTCATCGGAGCGAGACTGGAAGGCGCCCGATACGGGAGGCGCTCCGGTCTCGCCCCCGGCGTGGATTCGCTGAGCGGCGGCACGGGCGGGCAAGTCCCCACCGATCTGCTCCTCACCCCCCGGTTCGGCTTCCGTTACGATGCCAGAGGCCGCGGCAACTGGACGCTGGAGGGTGGAGCGGGAGGCTTCGGCGGGGTCGCTCCGCTCACGTCGCTTGCGTCGCGGTGGAGCGATACGGGAGCAGGGGAGGCGAGTCTCGTGTGCATCGGCCCTGCCGCCCCCACACCCGATTGGAGGCGCTACGCCCCCGATCCGGCCGCGATCCCCTCCGCTTGCGCGGACGGTACCTCCATCTTTTCGAGTGCCGCACCACGCGCCACCCTTTTCGATCCGAAGTTCGGGGCACCCCGTACCTGGCGCGTGTCGCTGGGCGCGAACGGCAAGATCACCCGGCGGTGGGGCTTCGGCCTCGATGCGCTCCTCGTCCGCGGCACTCACCTTCCCAGCGCGGCGGAGCTGAACTTCGTCGCGTCCCCTGCGTTCGAGCTGGGGCAAGAGGGGGGGCGCCCGGTATACGCAACTCCGTACGAGATCGATCCCGCAACGGGCGGGATCGCACCCGGCGCGTCGAGAACCGCTCCCCACCTGGGTTCGGTCCTCGAGTTGGGCTCCCGCGGCGAGTCCCGCACCACGCAGGTCACCGCGACGCTGAACGGCCTTCTTAACCGTGGGCTGCTGAGCCTCGCGTACACGCTGACGGATTCGCGGGAACGCGAAGGGGGGTTCCCCGCGTCGAGCACGGCCGGGGCGGGGACGGCGGGGAATCCAACGTCGTACGAGTGGGTCGACGCTCCTTTCGCTCACCGGCACCTGTTTCAGGGAATCCTGAGCAGCCGTCCAACGCCGAGGCTGCGCGTCAGCTTCGTCGGGCGCCTGGTTTCGGGGCTTCCGTTCACCCCCATGGTGGCGGGAGACGTCAATGGCGACGGGTATGGCAACGACCGCGCGTTCGTCTTCCCGCCCACGTCCGATGTTGATCCGCGTTTCGCCGCCGCGCTCGCGGAGCTCGCGGACGAGGCTCCCCCGGGAGTTCGGCGGTGCCTGCGCGAGCAGGCGGGGCGCATCGCGGAGAGTGGTTCATGCCACACGCCCTGGTCGCCATCGCTCGACCTGCGCGCCGAGTTCCTGGCGCGGGGAAACGTGAACACGCGTCGTGCGACGCTCACGCTGACAGCCACCAACATTACAGCCGGGCTGGACTACCTGCTCCACGGGCCGGACGAGCTCCGGGGATGGGGCCAGTACCCTATCCCGGACGCGACGCTGCTGAACGTGCGCGGCTTCCACCCGGAGCGGCAGGCATTCGAGTACGAGGTAAACCGCAACTTCGGCAGACCGCTGGGCGGCGGCGCTCTGCGCCTCCCGTTCCGGGTGGCGCTGCAGGCTCGGATCACCCTGGGTGCGGACCCGCGCTACCAGCCGCTCATGCAAGCCGTAGAGCTGGGCTCCGGGCGCGCGCGCGAGTCCATCCGGGCGGACCTTGCGCGGCGCGTCCGCAACGTCCCGGCGATCCTCCTCAACCTGAGCGCGGGCGACACCGCGGCACTGGCGCTCACCCCCATGCAGCGCGCCCGCCTGCGCGCGCTCGCCGATTCCTTCGCGCCCGCCATCGCCTTGGCGGTGGACTCGCTCACCGACGTGTATACGGAGAAAGGCGCGTTTACGGCGTTGCGCAGGGCGCGCCTCCAGGAAGCGACCGCGCGGGCGGGTGCGCTCGCCACCGCCGTCATCGAGCGTACCCGCGCGCTGCTAACGCCGGAGCAATGGGCACGAGTCCCTGCTTGGCTGGCCCGCCCGGCGAGCGCGGAGGAGCTGGAAAGCCCGCCGAAGATCGAGATGACCGTCCCCATGGGAGGACCATAG
- a CDS encoding ATP-dependent DNA helicase RecQ: MTTATTGIARDELLDTLRKNFGLNEFRPGQEEVIRGVLEGRDTLVVMPTGAGKSLLYQLPALLLPGLTVVVSPLIALMKDQTDKLDELGVDAWTINSSQTARQQRQAEEAVEGGGGKILYITPERFRDRDFFEVLLDREVSLFVVDEAHCVSQWGHDFRPDYMMLGAVAERLGRPPILALTATASPEVRDDITRQMRMRTPVEHIADLVRSNLTLEVVPTVNDSEKDAALERYLRTAKGTGIVYVATIKEAERLYEEFGKRHELALYHGKLASAERHEAQDRFMAGAVRAVIATNAFGLGIDKPDIRFVIHYHFPGSIESYYQEAGRAGRDGLPSRCTIFYRVEDSAVQGYFLGGKYPDLEEAVAVARIINSAPKEEKRPLDELAEMANVARRKARIVLTLLKRHGMVREHRGGVWERVADDVTAADLSRELVDYEQRRARDREKLDEMVRYCRTARCRTRMILEYFGEKPGEDFVCGHCDNDLHPRTDSAERESGPAPAIASPAAPPPAGLAPGDEVTHGTFGEGLVLAITQDRAEVDFFGHGTRTVKTEFLSRID, encoded by the coding sequence TTGACCACCGCCACTACCGGCATCGCGCGTGACGAGCTTCTCGACACGCTTCGCAAGAACTTTGGATTGAACGAGTTCCGCCCCGGTCAGGAAGAAGTGATTCGGGGCGTTCTGGAAGGACGCGACACGCTGGTGGTGATGCCCACCGGCGCGGGCAAGTCGCTCCTGTACCAGCTTCCGGCGCTACTGCTGCCGGGTTTGACAGTGGTCGTTAGCCCGCTGATCGCGCTGATGAAGGACCAGACGGACAAGCTGGACGAGCTGGGTGTCGATGCCTGGACCATCAACTCGTCGCAGACGGCCCGCCAGCAGCGCCAGGCGGAGGAGGCGGTGGAGGGGGGCGGCGGCAAGATCCTGTACATCACACCGGAGCGCTTCCGCGACCGCGACTTCTTCGAGGTGCTGCTGGACCGCGAGGTGTCGCTCTTCGTGGTGGACGAGGCGCACTGCGTGTCGCAGTGGGGGCACGACTTCAGGCCCGATTACATGATGCTGGGAGCCGTCGCCGAGCGGCTGGGACGTCCGCCGATCCTCGCGCTCACCGCCACCGCCTCACCCGAGGTGCGCGACGACATCACGCGCCAGATGCGGATGCGCACCCCGGTGGAGCACATCGCCGATCTGGTGCGCTCCAACCTCACCCTCGAGGTGGTCCCCACCGTCAACGATTCCGAAAAGGATGCCGCCCTGGAGCGCTACCTGCGCACGGCAAAGGGCACGGGGATCGTGTACGTGGCGACCATCAAGGAGGCGGAGCGGCTGTACGAGGAGTTTGGGAAGCGGCACGAGCTGGCGCTGTACCACGGCAAGCTGGCGTCGGCCGAGCGGCACGAGGCGCAGGACCGCTTCATGGCCGGTGCGGTGCGCGCCGTGATCGCCACCAACGCCTTCGGGCTGGGGATCGACAAGCCGGACATCCGCTTCGTGATCCACTACCACTTCCCCGGCTCCATCGAATCGTACTACCAGGAGGCGGGGCGCGCGGGGCGCGATGGGCTGCCGTCGCGCTGCACCATCTTCTACCGCGTGGAAGACAGCGCCGTGCAGGGCTACTTCCTGGGCGGCAAGTATCCGGACCTGGAGGAAGCGGTCGCCGTGGCGCGCATCATCAACAGCGCGCCCAAGGAGGAGAAGCGGCCGCTGGACGAGCTGGCCGAGATGGCGAACGTGGCGAGGCGCAAGGCGCGCATCGTACTCACACTCCTCAAGCGCCACGGGATGGTGCGCGAGCACCGCGGCGGTGTGTGGGAGCGCGTGGCGGACGACGTGACCGCCGCCGACCTGAGCCGCGAGCTGGTGGACTACGAGCAGCGCCGCGCCCGCGACCGCGAGAAGCTGGACGAGATGGTGCGCTACTGCCGCACCGCCCGCTGCCGCACGCGCATGATCCTGGAGTACTTCGGCGAGAAGCCGGGGGAGGACTTCGTCTGCGGTCACTGCGACAACGACCTGCACCCCCGCACCGACTCCGCCGAGCGGGAGTCCGGCCCGGCGCCCGCCATCGCCTCGCCCGCCGCGCCCCCGCCCGCCGGCCTCGCCCCCGGCGACGAGGTGACGCACGGAACGTTCGGCGAGGGCCTCGTGCTGGCCATCACCCAGGACCGCGCCGAGGTCGACTTCTTCGGCCACGGCACGCGGACCGTCAAGACCGAGTTCCTGAGCCGCATCGACTGA